From the genome of Maniola jurtina chromosome 10, ilManJurt1.1, whole genome shotgun sequence, one region includes:
- the LOC123869000 gene encoding DNA-directed RNA polymerase I subunit RPA12: MLQISGLFRKLKMTETAPFNTSTAFCAKCGSILPLLQDFGSVQCYACKAIYDPNSFANIKFNYTIHFNTISAINTDNILNMDNPEGPVVERKCPKCGNDRMSYATLQLRSADEGQTVFYTCVSCKYKETENS; encoded by the exons ATGT TACAAATTTCAGGATTATTCAGGAAATTGAAGATGACGGAAACAGCTCCATTTAACACTAGCACAGCATTTTGTGCTAAATGTGGCTCCATACTTCCTCTGTTGCAAGATTTTGGCTCGGTCCAGTGTTATGCATGCAAAGCTATTTATGACCCCAATA GCTTTGCCAACATAAAATTCAACTACACAATACACTTCAACACCATATCAGCTATCAACACTGATAACATACTTAACATGGACAATCCTGAAGGTCCGGTGGTCGAGAGGAAGTGCCCAAAGTGTGGCAACGATAGAATGTCCTATGCAACATTGCAGTTAAGGTCGGCTGATGAAGGGCAGACTGTATTCTATACTTGTGTTTCTTGCAA GTACAAGGAAACAGAAAATTCATGA
- the LOC123868998 gene encoding chromobox protein homolog 1-like, with amino-acid sequence MDSLNFPPTDPSMEPVQPIPMETDKLSAPGPSEGVGPTSGRHEEFSVEKVLDRRIKNGKVEYLLKWKGYSDEDNTWEPEDNLDCPELISAYEEARLKREREAAPPVEEEGLSTRKRAKRGEKKKKVEEIEKPRGLARGLEPEKILAGQLFHGTLYFLVKWHGCTEVDVVLGHELGQAYPDFVISYYEQCAPFSVRYKAGRVPRMAPELPPLETTEEPSATAMDTSMPEFSTESSNVELPASIAPSIAEPVETSLEVPVN; translated from the exons ATGGATTCACTTAACTTCCCACCGACCGATCCATCTATGGAACCTGTACAACCTATACCTATGGAGACTGATAAACTTAGTGCACCTGGCCCTTCGGAAGGTGTAGGGCCGACGAGTGGTAGACACGAAGAATTCTCGGTGGAGAAGGTTCTAGATCGGAGAATTAAAAATGGCAAAGTGGAATATTTGCTGAAGTGGAAAGGTTATTCTGA TGAGGATAACACATGGGAGCCAGAAGACAACTTGGACTGTCCAGAGCTCATATCAGCATATGAGGAAGCTCGGCTGAAGAGAGAGCGAGAAGCTGCGCCGCCTGTAGAAGAGGAGGGACTGTCCACTCGCAAGAGGGCTAAACGGGgggaaaagaaaaagaaagttgAG GAGATAGAGAAACCCCGAGGTCTGGCTAGAGGTCTTGAGCCTGAGAAAATCCTGGCCGGTCAATTGTTCCACGGCACACTATACTTTTTGGTCAAATG GCATGGCTGTACTGAAGTGGATGTGGTTCTGGGTCACGAACTGGGGCAGGCTTACCCAGACTTTGTGATAAGCTACTACGAGCAGTGCGCGCCTTTTAGCGTTCGATATAAAGCGGGGAGAGTGCCCCGGATGGCGCCTGAG TTGCCGCCATTAGAAACGACAGAAGAGCCAAGTGCAACTGCAATGGATACTTCCATGCCAGAATTTTCCACAGAGTCATCAAACG TGGAATTACCGGCTTCCATAGCGCCATCTATCGCGGAGCCTGTGGAGACGTCGCTAGAGGTGCCGGTCAACTGA
- the LOC123869001 gene encoding eclosion hormone, with the protein MAVKITTAFTLFAVILTLINLERADANPAIATGYDPLQICIENCAQCKKMLGAWFEGPLCAESCLKFKGKLIPECEDFASIAQFINRL; encoded by the exons ATGGCTGTCAAAATCACAACTGCATTCACCCTCTTCGCCGTGATACTTACTCTAATAAACCTGGAACGTGCTGATGCCAATCCTGCTATTG CCACTGGATACGATCCCCTTCAAATCTGCATAGAAAACTGCGCTCAATGCAAGAAGATGCTCGGCGCATGGTTCGAAGGACCCCTATGCGCAGAATCCTGCCTGAAATTCAAGGGAAAACTGATTCCGGAATGCGAAGACTTCGCATCCATTGCCCAATTCATCAACAGACTTtga